ACAAAATGATAGCCCAAACCTCTTTGGGGCCAATAGCAGTCTGCCTTTGGCGCGCAACTCACTGTTTGTGATAGGGTCATTAGATTCCTAAGATCGATGGTCATGGCATTAAAATCTACATTATCACCAGGATATTGCCATAAATTTTTATCACCACCCTCTCCCCAGACTCCACTGCACGTACAGCCATCCGGATTTACCCAACTGCAGTCTGGCGCAAGGGTATTACAGTTTGATTGAGTACAACCATGTTCACTACCGCAGATATAGGTTTCCTTTCGCGAAGAAGTTGTGTTATCATTTTGTCCGTCCATCCTTATCCCGCCGTTAGAGTGTACTGGCCCATGCAATGTTTCATTTTCTCCAAACCAGGCATTGGAGTTGGTCAGAAAAGCATAGGTTGACAAGGACTGCTTGCCATATTTCACTCTTATTTTTCTCTTCACATCTGGATCATTGTCCATATAGCCCGTCGACTCTATTGTTACAGCGTTGGAACAATCAACTTCCGGTGCCGTTATATTCAATTCATATTTTCCCACAACATTGCCAAGATTATCTTTATAATCATGTATATATGGGCCCTCTTCTCCTGTCCCGTCCTGATAATCGCTCGGCGCGTGTATCAAATGCCATCTATAATAATTTACCCCAGCCTCCGCCGCCGCCAAGGCTTTTTGCCAATTTATTTTTTTTAACCCAAGTTTGTGTTGCGAAGAAATAATGCCCGCAATACCGATCGCCACTACTGTGAAAAGGGTAGTAAAAACCAAGGCCATTATCAACATGCCGCCCCTCTGGTTTTTTATGAGATTATTTTTTTGCATGGGGAGATGATTAGCAATAAACAATTAACAATTCGCAGTGGCCACATTATTTTTATTAATTGTCCGCTGTTTGTTATTATTATATCATATTTTTCTTTGTGTTATAATATTTATATAAATTAATATTATAAAAATATTATTATGGCCGCACAAAAAATTATTTTAGTTGTTGCGCCGAGCGGCTTTCAAGATGACGAGTATCGCCTCACCAGAGAAGAGTTGGAGCATGCGCATCACGATATTGTTGTCGCCAGTGTCAAGATTGATCAGGCCATAGGCAAGTTTGGCAGTAATATCAGTGTTGATTTGGCCCTTTCCGATCTCAACCTAGATGACTGCACAGCGCTGGTATTTATTGGCGGACCAGGCGCCGAGATTTATAAAACCGATCCCGTTGCTCTAGATTTAGTGAGCCGAGCAATGGCGAAAAATAAAATTTTAGGAGCTATTTGTATTGCCCCACTTATTTTTGCCCACGCCGGTATTCTTGATGGCAAAAAAGCCACTGTCTGGACTGATGAAGGCGTCAATTCAACAGCTAGAGAATTAGAGCAATTTGGCGCGATATATACTGGCGAAGCCGTGGCTATTGATGGACAAATTATTACTGCCGACGGCCCTTCGTCTGCCTCAGCTTTTGGCCGGGCCATTGTCAAAGCCCTGGCCGTCATATAATTGATATAAAAAATAAAACCGCCAGATAGACATTTTGACCCAGTTTTTCTAGCGGTTTTTGGTTCCCAAAACAGTCTTGGGGTTTAAAGAATCCACTCATCTGCTTGCGCGAGATGTGGATATTTTTTTTTCAGCTCTTCGGCGCCGTTTTCTCCGCCCTCATTTTTGGGCAATATTTTTTTGGGCGCAGTAATAGCGGCAATACAAAGCATGAGCGCGAGGTTACTTGCAGTCGTGGCTACTTTTGCGATTTCATTTGCAGTACTCATAATAAGCCTCTCTCGTTTTTATTTGGGGTTTTATTTTAGTAGAGCCGACAGGATTTGAACCTGCGTGATCCTGAATGTTTGTCAGGTGCCTAGCCGCTCAGCCACAGCTCTGGTAGTTGTTGGTGGATAGGGGTAAAACTAAAAAAGAAAGAACCCAGACTGAGCATAGAACCTAGTCCAAAAGGAAATCATTTTGTAGTTTTTAGTATGGCATTGCTTCTGGCGGGGTTTTTATACCCTGGTCATTTTTTAGGGTGGACTCCTGATTTTTGAGGATAGCTCTAGACAAAAAGGCAATATTCACCATTTTCTTCGCCATCTTGTTTCCCTGGTCTTATAACTGGCAACAATAAAAATGACATTTGAGCCGGTCTTGCCTCTTGGGCTAGAATGGCGACATATTTTTCCACATTGGCAAGCTCTCTCCTGAGCTCCTTAGCCGCTTGTGGTTGTTGCCCACGACGATGATTTCCTAGCACTCGAAGATAACTAAGGCGCAGCTCGTTGAGTCTTAATTTTAAAGCACTAAGAGCGGTTAGGTCAGACCACATAAGGCCTCCTTTGTTTTTTTGTTAATTTTTGTTTTTGGGCCAATACCTTAATATAAAGCTTTTTCTCGGCCCAGTTATGGATTTTTGTTTTTAATTTTTATAGCTGTTCGTGGTTGACGAAACAAAAAATCGGACCTTTTTATTGCCCGATTTTAGGTTATAATTAAAGCTTCTCTAACCCAAAAATCAGGCCAGTCCGATCAACAAAATAATAGCAATAATCAAACCAAAGATATTGGTGCTCATGAGGATGTTGATTTGTTTTGCTATCTTATTCATAGATTGTAGTTTTATTATACTAAATTTTTATAATTGGTCAAGCAAATATTTTTTTAGCTAAAATAAGCAATGTTTTTAAATTTTGAATTAAAAATTAAAATTATTATATTTTTATCCACAGTTAGCCAAAGTTGACTTTCGCGAAAAGTTATTCTACAATAACAAGCACATATGAATACAAAATTATCCAACCATATCAGCTGGAATTTGGCCATCATTAAGAAGGTCTATTTTGACATGGCTTATTTCCGGGGATAATTACGTTCGAATTAATACAAAAATCACAATCCCCGGTCACAAAGCCGGGGATTTAAAATTTAAAAATCAAAAAATAAACTGGAGGGAGGTGAAGCTTATGCCATATCATTTTTATCGCGGCTATGATGATTGCGATCCGCCAACCGAATGAGCTTTTATCAAATTGGATTATTTAAACCGGAGGTATGGATGTGCAAGATTTCGTATCGTAGGACCAAGCGCAGTAGAAGCGAGCATCGTGGCAACCCAAGAGGCAAAAAACGCCAGCGCAAGCGAGCCAAAAATGATTATTCACTCGCTCGACGGGAAGAAGCCTCACGGTTAGCGGTTCAAAAACAAAAAAGGAAAAAAAATGGGCACAAATGATTTATCCGAACTTGGCAATACTTCTAGACTAGGCGCACTCGGGCAGGAAAAGATTGTCGAAGAAAAAAGAGCTGACACAGTATCAACCTCTGCAGATCATGTTGGGTCAGAGCTGGGCGACCCAACCAGCTTGCCATTTGCTATCAATCCGCTTCGTCGTGACCATCGAGGCCACCGGAGGGGGCTTTTCTAAAAAGGGGAGATCAATTTTCGAGGAGCCGGTTTTTATAACCAGCTCCTTTTTTATTTTATTTATAAAATGTTATAATCAATTTATATGAAAGTCCCTCCACTCATAAAAAAAATTGAATCAGCTGGATTACTTGGTCGCGGTTGTGGTACTTTTCCTTCCTATCAAAAATGGCTGGCGGTTTTGAATGCGCCAGGCAGAGAAAAATATATTGTGGCCAACTGTTCTGAATCTGAGCCTGGCATTTTTAAAGATGAATTTATTTTAGACCGCTATCCAGAGCGCCTGATTGATGGCATTCTTCTCGCCATGAAAGCTCTTGGAGCCAAAAAGGGTTTTATTTATCTCAATCCCAAATATTATCAAAAGTTCCGCAAAAAATTGATGCTATTCATCGGCGCCAATAATATCGAACTTTTCGCCAAGCCAGCCGCTGATTATATTGGCGGCGAAGAAACCGCCGCCCTAAACTTGATGGAGGGTGCTCGTGAAGAAGCGCGTCTGCGTCCTCCCTATGTCACCGCCGCTGGTCTTTTCGGTCGGCCCACACTAGTGAATAATTGTGAAACTTTTTATGACGTTTCTTTGATAAATGAAGGTTTGTACCAACATGAAAGATTTTTTTGTATCAGCGGCGATGAATTTCCGAGAAACGTTTATTCTTTCCCCGAAAAATTCACTGTCAAAGAAGCACTTTTAAAAAGTGGCCATTATCCCAGATTTCCGTTTTTTGTTCAGCTCGGAGGTGCTATGGCTGGAGCTTGTCTACGTGATAACCAACTTGATATCCCCATTCAGCATTATTCTGGCCTGATCATCCACCGCCTGGATACCGATGAGAAAAAATTGTTTGACTACTGGCTGTCATTTTTCATGCGCGAATCCTGCGGCAAGTGCGTGCCTTGCCGGGAAGGGACTTATCGGCTTTATGAGTTATTCCAAAAAGATGAAGTCGGCAGCCAATTATTTTGGGACATTATCAATTCCATGCAAAAAACCACCATTTGCTCCCTTGGTAAATTTGCGCCCACGGCAATTGCTAGTTATCTAAACAACATCAAAAGATTAAAAAGTAATTAATCTCCATGCCAGCCAACTCTATACTTATCAATAATAAAAATTACTCATTCCGACCGGGCCAGACCATCCTAGATGTCTGTTTGGATAATAATATTTTTATCCCCGCTCTCTGCAAACATCCAGATTTGTCTATTCAGGGCAAATGTCGAGTTTGTTTGGTGGAAATTAAAGGTAGGGGACTAGCCACTTCGTGCTCTACCCCAGCTGAGAATGGCATGGTTATTAATACTAATAGCGAAGAAGTCGCCAAAGCTAGGCAGACCAACCTAGAGATGATCTATGCCGAGCACATAGAAAAATGTGGCAGCTGTATTCAGGAGCACAATTGCGCCTTGAAAAGATATGCGGCTCGCTTCGGTTTGAGCCTGACGCGCTTTCATGACAGAAAATCATCAAGTCCTATCTGGCAGCTCGGTGCTTTTTCCTCATCCGAGATCAAAAAAAGGCGCCAGCTTATTGATAAAAATTTTAAAGGAAAAAAAGAAAAAACTTTTCGGCAAAATCAGCTCGAAACGCAAAGTTCCGGCTTTGTCGAATTTGATAGTACCAAATGTATTGATTGCGGTATCTGCACCGAAGTCTGCCGTGACAAGCAGACAGTTGATTTTTATGAAACTGTTGGCAAGGGATACCAGACGCAAACCAAACCGACTGATGATGAATCCAAAGATTGTGTTTATTGCGGTCAATGTATTGTCCACTGCCCTGTCGGAGCTATTCAGGGCGTGCCTCATTGGCCAAAAGTGGAGGAATTATTAAAAAATAAAAAAAAGCATGGTAAATTAATTGTTGGCCAAATTGCCCCTTCCATCCGTGTTAGTATTGGAGAGGAATTTGGTCTACCTTATGGCCAAGTAGTCACCGGTCAGTTGTCTGCCAGCCTGAAAAAACTAGGTTTTGATGCCGCCTTTGACGTGACCGTTGGCGCTGATTTTACCACTTACGAAGAAGCACGCGAATTACTCCATTGGTTGGGAAAAGGCAAACCTCGCCCCATGATTACTTCTTGTTGTCCCGGCTGGGTGAAATTCTGTGAATTTTATTTTCCTGAATTTGTTTCTCATTTGACCAGCACTCGTTCCCCCGAAATAATTTCCGGCGTTTTGGCCAAAACCCATTGGGCCAAAATAAAGAAAGTAAAACCCGAGGACATTATCGTCGTTTCTATTATGCCCTGCACAGCCAAAAAGCAGGAAATCGGTCTTTTGCGCCACCGACTGCCAAATGGCCTGCCCGCTGTTGACTATATTCTGACTACGCGCGAATACGCCTATCTTTTAAAGCGCAAAAAAATTGATTTTCCAAGTCTTCCATCTCGGCCCATGGACAATCCCTTGGGTGTTTCCTCGGGCGCTGGTGTTATTTATGGCGCTTCTGGTGGCGTCATGGAGTCAGCTCTACGCACTGCCGAATATTTTCTAAGTCTGAAAAAATCTGGTCGCGAACTACAAGAAATAATTCTTGGGACCAAGGGCCAGTGCCGCAATCTCAAAACCCCGCTAAATTCAAAAAGGATTGAATTTAAAGATGTCCGCGGTGATCAGGGCATCAAAGAAGCAGCCGTAAATCTGGCTGGCACGAAATTAAAAGTCGCCGTGGTCAATGGCCTAGGTAATGCTCGCCGTATTTTAGAATCTATCCGCGACAAAAAAGCCAAATACGATTACATTGAAATCATGGCCTGCCCCGGCGGCTGTATTGGCGGAGGCGGCCAGCCAGTACCAGTTTCCGCCGCCATCAGGAAAAAAAGAGCCGCCGCTCTTTATGAAGTCGACCGCCAATTGCCAGTTCACTCTGCTCACACCAATGAGCTTTTACTCAAAACTTATTGTAGTTATTTTCAGGGCGATGAAAAATTAATTGAAGAACTCCTGCATTGCCGTTATGAAATTAATCCTCGTTCCGGTTACCAAGTAGCCAAAAGTTAGTCTGGCCATAAAGCCCGCTTTCTAGCGGGTTTTTTTAAATAGGTCTTTTATGCTAAAATAAATAAGTAAATGATTATCAAATAAATCGTTTGTTTTATGGACAAAAATTTAAAATTGGAAGTTCTCAAACAGATTTCCGCGCTCGCTTCAGCTGGTTTTGGTCTGGTAGCGGCTTTGGCTTGGAATGAAGCGATTCAAAAATTGTTTGAGGCCATCTTTGGCAAGCAGTCCAATTTAATTGCTATGTTTGCCTATGCCGTTTTTATTACCATTATCGTCGTAGTGATCTCTATGCAGCTCGGCAAAATGACCAACCGTCTGACCAAAGACAACGGGCAAAAATAAAATTAGCTGTTTTATAATTAACCTGTTATGAAATTAAAAAATTTTTCTGCTCTCAAAAATATTCAGGGCAAGCGTATTTTGGTGCGTTGTGATTTTGATGTGCCCCTTAAGAATGGGAAAATAATTGACGACAGCCGGCTAAGAGCATGTTTGCCGACAATTAAATTTTTACTCAAAAAAAGCGCAAAAGTTATTTTAATTGGCCACCTTGGGCGACCGCAGGGTAAATTTTCACCAGAACTAAGTTTGGTGCCAGTGCAAAAACACCTAGAAAAACTGTTAAAGCAAAAAATTACTTTTATTCCCATCGAGCGTTATGTTGGCGAAGCGGCCAAGAAAAAAGTTAGACAGCTAAAAACTGGCCAGCTCGCCATGCTGGAGAATCTGCGTTTCTCTGATCGCGAAGAACTAAATTGCCGTCGTTTTGCCAAGTCATTGGCCGGCTTAGCCGATATTTATATTAATGAAGCTTTCGCTGTCAGCCATCGTGCGGCCTCCTCCGTCTCCGCCATCAGGGAATATCTGCCGGTCTATTCCGGCTTACACTTGGACGAGGAGATTGAAAAATTATCCATTACTCTTAAAAAACCAACTCATCCTCTAACTTTGATTATTGGCGGGGCCAAGATTGAGACCAAATTGCCAGTAATCAAACAATTTATTGATAAGGCTGAGCATATTCTGATCGGCGGCGCTGTGGCTAATGATTTTTTCAAAGGGCTTGGCTATGAAGTCGGCACTTCTCTTATTGACGAAGAATATATCAAAGATGCCAACACTATTCTGGAAAAAATTGCTCATTCCCAAACAAAATTGATCCTGCCGCTAGATATTAAAGTCGCCAATGGTAAAAAGGCAATCACGAGAGAGCCACACGCTGTTTTGTCTGATGAAATGATTTTAGACATTGGTCCGAAGACCACCAAACTTTATCAAGATATTATTCGCCAATCCAAAATGATTATCTGGAATGGGCCTATGGGCAAATTTGAAGATCCGCGATTTGCCTCAGGCACCAGGCTGATTACCGAGGGTGTTTTAAAATCGAACGCCAAATCTCTGATTGGTGGCGGCGAAACTGGAGAGATTTTCAAAAATAAAAAATTACCACAGCATATTTTTATTTCAGTCGGCGGCGGCGCCATGCTCGATTTTTTGGCCGGCAAAAAATTACCCGGTTTAAATTAAATATTATGGATTCTCAAATTAAGAAAATATTAGCTCGGGAAATTTTGGATTCCCGTGGCGATCCCACCATTGAAGTATCTGTTACTTTGGAAAATGGCCTTACTCGCGTTGCCTCTGTACCATCTGGCGCTTCGACTGGCATTCACGAGGCAGTGGAATTGCGCGATGGTGACAAAAAGCGTTACGGTGGCAAAGGTGTCCTCCGAGCTGTCAAAAATGTCAACGAAAAAATCAATAAATTTCTGACTGGCTTTGACGTGCTCGACCAAGAGAAGATTGATCAGAAAATGATTGATATGGACGGCAGTGCCAATAAAGAAAATCTGGGTGCTAATGCCATGCTTGGAGTCTCCCTCTCCATAGCCAGAACCGCCGCCACTTTCAAAAATATTCCTCTTTATCAATATTTGCGCCATGTTTTCAATCTTAAAAATCGGCCTAGCTTGCCCATCCCACTGTTTAATGTCTTTAATGGTGGCAAACATGCCGATACCAATTTAGACTTTCAGGAGTTTCATATTATCCCCATAATGAATACCAGCTTCAAAGAGCGCTTGCGCAGCGGTTCGGAAATTTTTCATGCTATGGCGGCCGTTTTGAAAAATTACGGGCTAGATATAGATGTGGGCAACGAGGGTGGTTATGCTCCAAACATTGATTCTTCGGTCAAGGCGGTTGAATATATTATGGAGAGTATTGATCAGGCCGGCTACAAAGCTGGTAAAGAAGTAGTTTTGGGCATGGATGCCGGCGCCTCGAGTTTTTACCTGCCCAAAGAACGTCTTTATAACTTTAGTTTGGATGAGTCATTTCTAGAATCCGACCAGCTTATTTATCTTTACCATGAGTGGTTTAAAAAATACCCATTTATTTTAATTGAGGACCCATTGGCCGAAGACGACTGGCACGCTTGGCAAAAAATGACCAAGGAATTCTCGGGATTAAAGCTCACCATACATAACTACCGCCTTGATGACAAAAAATTTATCAAATTACATGAAAAAAATCTTCGCCCGATCATTGTTGGTGATGATTTATTTACTACCAATACTGGGCGTCTTGGGGAGGGGATAAAGCTAGGCGTGGCCAATGCCGTGATCGTCAAACCCAATCAAATCGGCACCCTAACTGAAACAATTAAGTTTGCTCGTTTGGCCCAAAACAACGATTATCAGCTGGTAGTTTCTCATCGTTCCGGAGAGACATTTGATGATTTTATAGCTGATTTATCTGTGGCCCTCGGCGCCGAATTTATAAAGGCGGGCGCTCCTTCGCGAGGCGAGCGTGTTACCAAATACAACCGTTTATTAAAGATTGAAGAAGAACTAACCTAGTTTATGGCTTCAAAAATTATCAAAAACCAATATTTTCCAGCCGCCCTCGTTATCCTTGATGGTTATGGCTTGGCGCCCTCTGGCGCAGGCAACGCTGTCCGGCTGGCGAATACGCCTTTTTTGAATAAAATATTTTCCAGTTATCCCTACACAGAATTGCGCGCTGCCGGCGAGTCGGTCGGTTTATTCCCCGGCGCCACTGGCAATTCTGAAGCTGGACACTTGAATTTGGGAGCCGGTCGAGTTGTCTGGCAGGACTTAGTTTCTATTTCTCATTCTATCGAAGATGGTACTTTTTTCAAAAACGCCGCTTTTCTTGAAGCTATCAAACACACAAAAAAAAATAGATCCAACCTGCACATTATGGGTCTCTTGACCGGCAAGAATTCCGCCCATGCCTACCCCGATCACCTAGATGCGCTTATTCGACTGACTCGTGAGCAGGGGGTTAAAAAAGTTTATTTTCATCTTTTTACTGACGGCCGCGACGCTGATAAATATGAAAGCTACAATTTACTGAAAAATATTTTGGCCAAATTAGATTCTAGTAAAGAATTAGTAGCCACCATAATGGGTCGTTTTTATGGTATGGACAGAAAAAAGGAATGGAAGAGGACAGAGTTGGCCTACAACTGCCTGATTGATGGTGGAGCTCGCCAGTGTGAAGGGCCACTTCGTGCCATTGAAGAGGCTTATTCCCGGGGAGAATCAGACGAATTTATCAGCCCAACTATTATCACCCAAAAAGGCAGACCGCTGCCAAGGATAGACGACAATGATTCGGTAATATTTTTTAATGCTCGCTCGGACCGCGCGCGCCAGCTGACAAAGGCATTTGCCCAAAAAAAATTTAATGATGATAATCTTGGCTCTTTTAAGCGCAAAAAGGTTATTAAAAATCTTATTTTTATTGCCATGACGGACTTTGGGCCTGATTTGCCTGGTATCTTGACCGCCTTTCCTTCACCCGATGTCAAAAATACACTACCGATGACCTTAAGGCATCTGCGCCAGCTCTATATCGCCGAAACTGACAAATATGGGCATATGACATATTTTTTTAACGGCGGTTATGCCTCTCCAGTCGGCGGCGAGAATAGGATATTGATTAATTCTCCAGCCGTGGATTCTTATGACCAGACACCAGAGATGTCTGTCGGCGAAATTACCAGTGTAGTTATAAAAAGTGTGGAGAAAAAGATTTATGATTTTTTTGGTATAAATTTTGCCAATCCCGATATGCTTGGCCACACCGGCAATCTGAGCGCCACTATCAAGGGCATTGAATTTATGGACAAATGTGTTAAAAAAATAACAGAGACTCTGGTTTATAAAAACAACGGTCTGTTGTTTTTGGTGGCTGACCATGGTAACGCCGAAGAAATGATTGATATCAAAACCGGCAAGGTTGATACCAAACATTCTGTCAATCCAGTGCCGTTTTGTATTGTCGGGCCCAAGAAGAGAATCAGTTTTATCAAAAAATTAAGGCCCGGCGGCGCCCTATCAGATGTCGCTCCGACTATTCTTTTCTTATTAAAGCAAGACAAGCCAGGTGATATGACTGGCAAAAATTTAGTAGTTTCTTGATTTATGAATATCGTTATCTTCGCTGGCGGGATTGGTACGCGCCTCTGGCCTCTTTCTCGGGCCAATTCTCCAAAACAATTCGATGCTATCTGGGGTGGTAAATCGACCCTGCGTCTGGCAGTGGAGCGCCTACGGCCGACTTTTTCGTGGCAAAATATTTTTATTCAAACTGTCTCGAATTTCCGCTCGGCCGTTGCCGCGCAGATACCCGAATTGCCAGCCAAAAATATTTTTATCGAGCCTGACAGGAGAAATGTCGGTCCAGCGGTTTGTCTCGCTATGTCTCGGCTCCGGCAGTTGGGACAAAATGGACCAGTCGCCATTGTCTGGGCTGATCATTTGGTAAAAAACCCAAACGAGTTTATAAAAAATTTAAAAATAGGGGAAAAACTTATTTTAGAACAACCCAATCGTTTTGTCTTTCTGGCCGAGAAGCCGCGCTTTGCCAATAACAATCTTGGCTGGTTAAGGGCCGGCAAAAAAATGGGTCAGCTTTCCGGGGTCAATTATTTTAGTTTTTTGGGCTGGCAATATCGGCCTGACCAAAAAACCTGTGACCAATTTTTCCGCTCCAGCGATTATTATTGGAATCCCGGCTATTTTATCAGTTCAGTAGATTTTATCTTGTCAGAATATCAGAAATTGGCTCCTAAGATTTATTCCCCAGTTCAAAAAACCCTCTCCGCCAAGAACGTTAGGCAGGTCTTTGAATTTTACAGCCAGGCGCCCAAGATTTCTTTTGATAATTGTTTGATAGAAAAAACAGATTTGCGTGACGCCATCGTGCTGAAAACCGATATGGGCTGGAGCGACCCCGGCACTCTTTATGCGCTCAAAGAAGCCCTGCAAAAAAAGACCACCGACAATGTTATTTCCGGGGCTGTTTTCAATCTTAACACCGAGGATTCCCTAGTGTACAACCTAGAAAAAGGCAAGCTTGTTGCCACCGTTGGTCTCCATGGTATGGTGGTTGTCAATACCAAAGATGCTGTTATCGTTGTCCCCAAGGATAAAGTAAAAGAAGTGACCGAACTGGTCGAGGCCCTGAGCCGCGACGGCTACAAAAAATATCTTTAAATTTTTATGAAAAAAATCATTTTTTATTTTATTATTTTCGTTATCATCGCTGGTTTATTTTTGAGTGGCTGGTTTATTTTTGAAATATTAAATCCCACCAAAGCTGAATCAACCTCTGTTTTTGTTATCCAGCCGGGGGATGGGGTCAATCAGATCAGCTACAATCTAAAAAAACAGGGTGTTATAGACAATTCTTTTGTTTTTGAGACCTATGCTTATCTCAAAGACATTGAGGGCGGTTTTCTGGCCGGGGAATATTCTTTACCTTCCATCATCAACATCAAAAGGTTAGTCGATATTTTGACTACTGGTGAGGCAGTCAATGATTGGGAGCTAAAGGTGATTGAGGGCTACACTATTAAAGATATTGACGAGACTCTTTCCTCTCTCGGCAAATTTAAAAGTGGTGATCTTATTTTGGCAGTGAAAAATATCAACCAAGACTTTCTTTCCACTTATGGTTTTTTGTCAGACAAACCACCAGCGGCTAGCCTAGAGGGTTTTCTCTTCCCAGATACCTATCGTTTTTTTAATTATGCCACCCTGGAAGATGTTATTAGAAAATTACTCAATAATTTTGACAAAAAATTGAGTGAAGAATTACGCACCGAGATAAAAAATCAAGAAAGAAGCGTTTTTGAGGTTATCACCATGGCCTCGATCATTGAAAGGGAAGTTGCTACCGAGAATGATCGCCCCATTGTCGCTGGTATATTTTGGAAAAGGTTGGAATCTGGCATGCCCCTGCAAGCTGACTCCACAGTCAACTATATAACTGGCAAAAATACGCCCGCTGTTTCCGGAGTAGATCTAAAAATTGATTCTCCTTACAATACCTATCTCTATCCCAGCCTGCCACCCGGGCCGATTTGCAATCCCGGGCTTTCGGCTATCAAAGCCGCTATTTATCCCGAGGAATCAGAATATTGGTTTTTTCTTACAGACAAAAATGGCAACGTCCACTATGCCAAAGATTTTGAGGAGCACAAGGCCAACAAAGCCAAATATTTATCCGACTAATTATCCGCTTGACGGCAGAAAGGCATTATAGTATTTTATATTCATGTCCCCTTAAGCAGTAAGCGGCCAATCGCCGCTTTCTCCGCAAGGAGCGTTTTAACGGGCTGCCCCCAAGCCGTTCTGTTATCAAAAAGAACCGCTTAGGGGCTCTTTTTTATTTGACAAGTTTTTCAGCTTTTGCTATAGTATTTTTAACAATCAATTTTGCCATAGACAGCAGGCACCGGCCTATTAGGCCCCTAAGTCCTGCCGAGGTAAATATCTAGCCGATTTCGGTCTATATTTTACTCTGTGGC
This window of the Candidatus Kuenenbacteria bacterium genome carries:
- the mltG gene encoding endolytic transglycosylase MltG; its protein translation is MKKIIFYFIIFVIIAGLFLSGWFIFEILNPTKAESTSVFVIQPGDGVNQISYNLKKQGVIDNSFVFETYAYLKDIEGGFLAGEYSLPSIINIKRLVDILTTGEAVNDWELKVIEGYTIKDIDETLSSLGKFKSGDLILAVKNINQDFLSTYGFLSDKPPAASLEGFLFPDTYRFFNYATLEDVIRKLLNNFDKKLSEELRTEIKNQERSVFEVITMASIIEREVATENDRPIVAGIFWKRLESGMPLQADSTVNYITGKNTPAVSGVDLKIDSPYNTYLYPSLPPGPICNPGLSAIKAAIYPEESEYWFFLTDKNGNVHYAKDFEEHKANKAKYLSD